Proteins from a genomic interval of Spea bombifrons isolate aSpeBom1 chromosome 4, aSpeBom1.2.pri, whole genome shotgun sequence:
- the LOC128490284 gene encoding uncharacterized protein LOC128490284: MTCNMEGAKVTYSENVKKWLLNYIKRHGGPYEIPQDCKQSWEMLQKFLGETLFEKKVSESKRKGCIVQGLLSCCLRLEEIVKANEDKLAELNASIKVKSEKHDEMYNELNNKIVDLRVYAVATGEALIEKAKVCEELKEENERVNEKMLDLQRELDECRHATNMAFNKMAESMAPSSMSPAPEIPGSVNSGIRDIGYKSIYPWDDLKQKPVSIPAAPTTATTVLNPDNTGGIQLVTKHLKPQEMDAIVKEIGLVPQHDINRFLQWFCGFQRVKEMYSLTREDIERVLQRVAGNGLWVRIVQTCGQQCRTRDMLKEILRALYGITSGMSLSGKIKQLKQESPYELSARISTVMEQLVVSNPGFEQGGLMHRSMFLDALEQEVREEILSVTPDPSEMCDILLRADNLWRRKIKNESFAVDAARIFRVEGQERRDRSGMYSQRGNRFQNMGGYRTDNDSDRGRRVKSDKPLKPWVPFHEIKNERDRLQEELDNVKYELDKIKNAKTRVATVEDNKVVHPKEKGDC; encoded by the coding sequence ATGACATGCAACATGGAGGGTGCAAAAGTTACTTATTCTGAAAATGTTAAGAAATGGCTTCTGAATTATATTAAGAGACATGGTGGTCCTTATGAAATCCCACAGGACTGTAAACAGTCATGGGAGATGTTGCAGAAGTTTTTGGGAGAgacattatttgaaaaaaaggtgtcAGAGAGTAAAAGAAAAGGTTGCATTGTGCAAGGACTACTCTCTTGTTGTTTAAGATTGGAAGAAATTGTGAAAGCAAATGAGGATAAGTTGGCAGAGCTGAATGCTTCAATTAAAGTAAAATCTGAAAAGCATGATGAGATGtataatgaattaaataataagaTTGTTGATCTTAGAGTATATGCAGTAGCAACTGGAGAAGCTTTAATTGAAAAGGCCAAAGTGTGTGAGGAGCTTAAAGAGGAGAATGAAAGGGTGAATGAGAAAATGTTGGATTTGCAGAGAGAATTGGATGAATGCAGACATGCTACCAATATGGCTTTTAATAAAATGGCAGAAAGTATGGCACCTTCTAGTATGTCTCCTGCACCTGAAATTCCTGGGTCCGTTAACTCAGGGATTAGAGATATAGGATATAAATCTATTTACCCAtgggatgatctgaaacaaaaGCCAGTGAGTATCCCTGCTGCCCCAACTACAGCAACTACAGTGTTAAATCCTGATAATACTGGTGGGATACAGCTTGTTACTAAACATTTAAAGCCACAAGAAATGGATGCCATTGTTAAAGAAATAGGTCTGGTCCCCCAGCATGACATTAACCGTTTTTTGCAATGGTTTTGTGGGTTTCAAAGAGTAAAAGAGATGTATAGCTTGACAAGAGAGGATATTGAAAGAGTGCTGCAGAGAGTTGCTGGAAATGGATTGTGGGTTAGGATTGTACAGACATGTGGTCAGCAGTGTAGAACTAGGGATATGTTGAAAGAGATTTTAAGAGCATTGTATGGAATTACATCTGGTATGTCGTTGTCTGGCAAAATTAAACAACTGAAACAAGAATCTCCTTATGAATTGTCGGCTAGAATATCTACAGTTATGGAACAATTGGTTGTCAGTAATCCTGGTTTTGAACAGGGAGGGCTGATGCATAGATCAATGTTTTTAGATGCATTAGAGCAAGAGGTTAGAGAGGAGATTTTATCAGTAACCCCAGATCCATCAGAAATGTGTGACATATTATTAAGAGCTGATAATTTGTGGAgaagaaagattaaaaatgaGAGTTTTGCTGTTGATGCTGCAAGAATTTTTAGGGTAGAGGGGCAAGAGAGAAGAGACAGGTCTGGCATGTATTCTCAGAGGGGGAATAGATTTCAGAATATGGGAGGTTATAGAACTGATAACGACTCAGATAGAGGAAGGAGGGTAAAGAGTGATAAACCGTTAAAACCATGGGTACCTtttcatgaaattaaaaatgaaagagaTCGCTTACAGGAAGAACTAGACAATGTGAAATATGAATTGGATAAGATCAAGAATGCAAAAACAAGGGTAGCTACTGTGGAAGACAACAAGGTAGTTCACCCTAAAGAAAAAGGTGATTGTTAG